In Myxococcales bacterium, a single genomic region encodes these proteins:
- a CDS encoding amidohydrolase, which produces MSVAPATATQLYENGRILTMSRAAGASEGEAMAVRDGVIVAVGTARDVAAVAGADAERCDLRGQTLLPGFIDAHHHPSIVALYGALVRLVRPLVTDVASLQRALAAAAEKLAPGEWLVACDWDELNLKERRPPTRAELDDAVPDRPLFAMHYSCHRAVVNSRALELVGIDRTTASPSGGTISRGKDRVPDGLLIERAMCRAEEAARASLIAQDADGYFARLTRHHEALLAKGVTYVVDATVPTDLLTLYREGLRRGALRVPTLAFPVSTKGYLEAPWDILDGPVTGQADGELLRVGPVKLVFDGAPGCAMCLSWWQAAGSMLSAWARAAEDGSLDAVRTAFSVKPRFEGTSVRTGIAIYRRDEAEAIVRAAAERGFSVAIHAVGNEAVATALGAYAAAPVNGAAALRRIEHATFLDEPLVRRIKDSGVAVVAQPHFMSLPAYASAPSIPGLRNSPLRWLLDAGVPVAGSSDFPVAGFDPLDGVRSAMSRKTLRGHVYEGDQCVSLDEALAMYTRTAAEVCGEGATRGTLEVGRRADFVVVQGSLRRAEELETARVVATALGGEVVFGALAS; this is translated from the coding sequence GTGAGCGTCGCGCCCGCGACGGCGACGCAGCTCTACGAGAACGGCCGCATCCTCACCATGAGCCGCGCCGCCGGCGCGTCTGAAGGTGAGGCCATGGCCGTGCGCGACGGCGTGATCGTCGCCGTCGGCACCGCACGTGACGTCGCTGCCGTCGCCGGCGCTGACGCCGAGCGCTGCGATCTTCGCGGGCAGACGCTCCTGCCCGGCTTCATCGACGCGCACCACCACCCGAGCATCGTCGCGCTCTACGGCGCGCTGGTTCGCCTCGTGCGCCCTCTCGTCACCGACGTCGCGTCGCTCCAGCGAGCCCTCGCCGCCGCCGCCGAGAAGCTCGCGCCCGGCGAGTGGCTCGTCGCCTGCGACTGGGACGAGCTCAACCTGAAGGAGCGTCGGCCGCCGACGCGCGCCGAGCTCGATGACGCGGTCCCCGATCGCCCGCTCTTCGCGATGCACTACAGCTGCCATCGCGCCGTCGTGAACAGTCGCGCGCTCGAACTTGTCGGCATCGACCGCACCACGGCGAGTCCTTCGGGCGGAACCATTTCGCGCGGCAAAGACCGCGTGCCCGATGGCCTCCTCATCGAGCGAGCCATGTGCCGGGCCGAAGAAGCGGCGCGCGCGAGCCTCATCGCACAAGACGCCGACGGCTACTTTGCGCGCCTTACGCGCCACCACGAGGCGCTCCTCGCGAAGGGCGTGACCTACGTCGTCGACGCGACCGTGCCGACCGATCTCTTGACGCTTTACCGCGAGGGTCTTCGTCGCGGCGCGCTCCGCGTGCCGACGCTCGCGTTCCCTGTTTCGACGAAGGGCTACCTCGAGGCGCCGTGGGACATCCTCGACGGCCCCGTGACGGGCCAGGCTGACGGCGAGCTCTTGCGCGTCGGGCCCGTGAAGCTCGTCTTCGACGGCGCGCCCGGCTGCGCCATGTGCCTCTCGTGGTGGCAGGCCGCCGGCAGCATGCTCAGCGCGTGGGCGCGCGCCGCGGAAGACGGCTCGCTCGACGCGGTGCGCACGGCGTTCTCCGTGAAGCCTCGCTTCGAAGGGACCTCGGTGCGAACCGGCATCGCGATCTACCGCCGCGACGAGGCCGAGGCCATCGTTCGCGCAGCCGCCGAGCGCGGCTTCTCCGTCGCGATTCACGCCGTGGGCAACGAGGCCGTCGCGACGGCGCTCGGCGCGTACGCGGCGGCGCCCGTGAACGGGGCGGCGGCCTTGCGCCGCATCGAGCACGCGACGTTCCTGGACGAGCCGCTCGTCCGGCGCATCAAAGACTCGGGCGTCGCGGTCGTCGCGCAGCCGCACTTCATGAGCTTGCCTGCCTACGCGTCCGCGCCCTCGATCCCGGGCCTCCGGAACTCGCCCTTGCGCTGGCTCCTCGACGCCGGCGTTCCCGTCGCGGGCAGCTCCGACTTCCCCGTCGCCGGCTTCGACCCGCTCGACGGCGTTCGCTCGGCGATGTCGCGAAAGACGCTCCGCGGTCACGTCTACGAAGGCGACCAGTGCGTCTCGCTCGACGAAGCGCTCGCCATGTACACGCGCACCGCCGCCGAAGTCTGCGGCGAAGGCGCGACGCGCGGAACGCTCGAGGTCGGAAGGCGCGCCGACTTCGTCGTCGTGCAAGGCTCGCTTCGCCGCGCCGAGGAACTCGAGACTGCGCGCGTCGTGGCGACGGCGCTTGGCGGAGAGGTCGTGTTCGGGGCGCTGGCGAGCTGA
- a CDS encoding toxin-antitoxin system HicB family antitoxin, whose product MRSKAHQYTIRSVSPGLHKALRAKATARGVSLNTLVVQELERALGLTADPPLCDDLDDFFGTWVSDKAVERALAEQRRVDPKDWE is encoded by the coding sequence ATGCGGTCGAAGGCACATCAGTACACCATTCGGAGCGTGTCACCGGGGCTGCACAAGGCGCTGCGTGCGAAGGCCACGGCGCGCGGAGTCAGCCTGAACACCCTTGTGGTTCAGGAGCTTGAGCGAGCTCTGGGCCTAACCGCTGACCCGCCGCTGTGTGACGATCTCGACGACTTCTTCGGTACGTGGGTCTCCGACAAGGCCGTCGAGCGTGCTTTGGCCGAGCAAAGGCGCGTTGACCCGAAGGACTGGGAGTGA
- a CDS encoding type II toxin-antitoxin system VapC family toxin has translation MNLALDTNAYRLVMEGEAHAVGLVRAADRVLVPVPVLAELRFGFLNGTRGRANEATLTRFLARARVGVLRCDEDTAVFYAALKLQLKKQGTPIPINDVWIAALVLQHHATLLTRDSDFAHLPQVPRA, from the coding sequence GTGAACCTTGCGCTCGATACAAACGCCTATCGCCTCGTCATGGAAGGCGAAGCACATGCCGTCGGGTTGGTGAGGGCCGCCGACCGCGTCCTTGTCCCAGTCCCCGTCCTCGCGGAGCTGCGTTTTGGGTTTCTGAACGGAACTCGCGGTCGGGCCAACGAGGCCACGTTGACTCGCTTCCTCGCTCGGGCGCGTGTTGGCGTGCTGCGGTGCGACGAGGACACCGCCGTGTTCTACGCGGCGCTCAAGCTGCAGTTGAAGAAGCAGGGCACGCCGATTCCCATCAACGACGTCTGGATCGCCGCGCTCGTCCTCCAGCACCACGCGACGCTCCTGACGCGCGACTCAGACTTCGCCCACTTACCTCAAGTGCCCCGGGCGTAG
- a CDS encoding AMP-binding protein, which produces MLKLANKLVFSKVRARFGGRLQYAFSGGAAISREVAEFIDGLGITVYEGYGLTETSPIATANRPGARRIGSIGKAIPGVDIVIDSDGKKTDKGYAEGEIVVFGHNVMQGYHRRPDDDAAVFCGRDFAPWGDRPKSADRGFRTGDMGYIDNEGFVFISGRIKEQYKLENGKYVVPTPLEETLKLSPFVLNAMVYGDNKPFNVALLVANVPAIREWASRDGISLPASEDAIVADPKVRELFKREIAEQASHWKGFESVGDFTLVSEDFTAENGMLTPSLKVKRRAVMERYGALIEALYKKDKGAR; this is translated from the coding sequence ATGCTCAAGCTCGCCAACAAGCTCGTCTTCTCGAAGGTGCGGGCCCGCTTCGGCGGCCGGCTTCAGTACGCCTTCAGCGGCGGCGCGGCCATCAGCCGCGAGGTCGCCGAGTTCATCGATGGCCTCGGCATCACGGTCTACGAGGGCTACGGCTTGACGGAGACGAGCCCCATCGCGACGGCCAACCGGCCTGGCGCGCGACGCATCGGCTCCATCGGCAAGGCCATCCCCGGCGTCGACATCGTCATCGACTCCGATGGCAAGAAGACCGACAAGGGCTACGCCGAAGGCGAGATCGTCGTCTTCGGACACAACGTCATGCAGGGCTACCACCGCCGCCCCGACGACGACGCCGCCGTGTTCTGCGGCCGCGACTTTGCCCCGTGGGGCGATCGCCCAAAGAGCGCCGACCGCGGCTTCCGCACCGGCGACATGGGCTACATCGACAACGAGGGCTTCGTCTTCATCTCGGGGCGCATCAAGGAGCAATACAAGCTCGAGAACGGCAAGTACGTCGTGCCGACGCCGCTCGAAGAGACGCTCAAGCTCTCGCCCTTCGTGCTGAACGCCATGGTCTACGGCGACAACAAGCCGTTCAACGTCGCGCTGCTCGTAGCCAACGTGCCGGCCATTCGCGAGTGGGCCTCACGCGACGGCATCTCGCTGCCAGCCAGCGAGGACGCCATCGTGGCCGACCCAAAGGTGCGCGAGCTCTTCAAAAGGGAGATCGCCGAACAGGCGTCGCATTGGAAGGGCTTCGAATCGGTCGGCGACTTCACGCTCGTGAGCGAAGACTTCACGGCGGAAAACGGAATGCTCACGCCGAGCCTCAAGGTGAAGCGCCGCGCGGTGATGGAGCGCTACGGCGCGCTGATTGAGGCGCTCTACAAGAAGGACAAGGGCGCGCGCTGA
- a CDS encoding AMP-binding protein has translation MPQKFQTLVDLFDHATKQFASRPLFGSKVQGTWQWLTYGDFGKEVDKIRAGFARLGLKSGDAVALIANNRAEWAITAYAAFGLGVFLVPMYEAQLDKDWEYIVRDCAATALVVATPAIAEKTARFLKDVPSLSASSASTTPFRRRATR, from the coding sequence ATGCCCCAGAAGTTTCAGACCCTCGTCGACCTCTTTGATCACGCGACCAAGCAGTTCGCGTCGCGTCCGCTCTTTGGCAGCAAGGTCCAAGGGACCTGGCAGTGGCTGACGTACGGGGACTTCGGCAAGGAGGTCGACAAGATCCGCGCAGGCTTCGCGCGCCTCGGGCTCAAGTCCGGGGACGCCGTCGCGCTCATCGCCAACAACCGCGCCGAGTGGGCCATCACGGCTTACGCAGCCTTCGGCCTCGGGGTCTTCCTCGTGCCGATGTACGAGGCGCAGCTCGACAAGGACTGGGAGTACATCGTCCGCGACTGCGCCGCGACGGCGCTCGTCGTCGCGACGCCAGCCATCGCGGAGAAGACCGCGCGCTTCTTGAAGGACGTCCCGTCGCTCAGCGCATCGTCTGCCTCGACGACGCCTTTTCGCCGACGAGCGACGCGATGA
- the thiS gene encoding sulfur carrier protein ThiS → MQLHINGKPVDVPDQLTIAGLVAHLGLKGPVAVEVNRAIVPRADHATHMLGHDDKVEIVHFVGGG, encoded by the coding sequence GTGCAACTCCACATCAACGGCAAGCCGGTCGACGTTCCGGACCAACTGACCATCGCCGGCCTCGTGGCCCACCTGGGGCTCAAGGGCCCCGTGGCCGTTGAGGTTAATCGCGCGATCGTGCCGCGGGCCGACCACGCGACGCACATGCTCGGCCACGACGACAAGGTGGAGATCGTCCATTTCGTAGGCGGCGGGTAG
- a CDS encoding sigma-70 family RNA polymerase sigma factor has product MPAAPSLGALGAAAEDMVLVQGLVAGDPRSWREFSVRYDRLIQRCIAKVIRRFGSRVTAEDAREIQGQLILSLLANDKHKLKSFDPTRGSRLSSWIGMLAMNAAYDYLRSIRREPNKAALSEAFDLPCSSSDPFESAAERERADLAARMLSDFSERDRIFATLYFAEGMDPVEIADRLNISVKTVYSKKHKIQSKLEALAHHAA; this is encoded by the coding sequence ATGCCCGCTGCGCCGTCGCTCGGCGCTCTCGGCGCGGCGGCGGAAGACATGGTCCTCGTGCAAGGCCTCGTGGCCGGCGACCCGCGCTCCTGGCGCGAGTTCAGCGTGCGCTACGACCGCCTCATCCAGCGCTGCATCGCCAAGGTCATCCGGCGCTTCGGCTCCCGCGTGACGGCGGAAGACGCCCGCGAGATTCAGGGCCAGCTCATCCTCTCGCTCCTCGCGAACGACAAGCACAAGCTGAAGAGCTTCGACCCGACGCGCGGCAGCCGCCTCTCGAGCTGGATCGGCATGCTCGCCATGAACGCCGCCTACGACTACCTCCGTTCGATTCGCCGCGAGCCCAACAAGGCCGCCCTCTCGGAGGCCTTCGACCTGCCGTGCTCCAGCAGCGACCCCTTCGAGAGCGCCGCGGAGCGCGAGCGCGCCGACCTCGCGGCTCGCATGCTCAGCGACTTCAGCGAGCGTGACCGGATCTTCGCGACCCTCTACTTCGCCGAGGGCATGGACCCGGTGGAGATCGCCGACCGCCTGAACATCAGCGTCAAGACGGTCTACTCGAAGAAGCACAAGATCCAGTCGAAGCTCGAGGCCCTCGCGCACCACGCCGCCTGA
- a CDS encoding sigma 54-interacting transcriptional regulator, translating to MVETESKPWIPSRRALTASGAGLVLVYAPDPSTAPPSYALGPTTTYVGRSPPDAGLMVTDAAVSRVHARIELAADGFLLTDLNSRNGIVVNGRLVLAATLHTGDLVQIGSVIYKFVQTGIDDYADHGIVLEPAAVKRQLGLVGGASVGRILAELRRVAKTDLSMLLLGETGTGKEVVARALHDASGRTGQFRALNCAAIPENLVESELFGYRKGRVHGGRAKPPRPRAVGQRRHAAARRNRRHASRGAGEALAPPRHRRGGVHRRRDRRSRRPPGRLRDPLEPAHARRAGALPRGPLRPHQRVHVAAPSAPRPEGRRRAPGSPLPRRRGRRRRAPNGRLHARRLPLRLAVQRS from the coding sequence GTGGTGGAGACCGAGAGCAAGCCCTGGATCCCCTCCCGGCGCGCGTTGACGGCTAGCGGAGCAGGCCTGGTCCTCGTCTACGCGCCGGATCCGAGCACGGCCCCCCCGTCCTATGCCCTCGGCCCCACGACGACGTACGTGGGGCGCAGCCCGCCCGATGCGGGGCTCATGGTCACCGATGCCGCGGTCTCGCGTGTGCACGCTCGCATCGAGCTCGCCGCCGACGGCTTCCTCCTTACGGATCTGAACAGTCGCAACGGCATCGTCGTCAACGGTCGGCTCGTGCTCGCGGCGACGCTGCACACGGGCGATCTCGTGCAGATTGGCAGCGTCATCTACAAGTTCGTCCAGACCGGCATCGACGACTACGCCGATCACGGCATCGTCCTCGAGCCGGCGGCCGTGAAGCGGCAGCTCGGCCTCGTCGGCGGCGCGAGCGTGGGGCGCATCCTCGCCGAGCTCCGGCGCGTCGCGAAGACCGACTTGTCGATGCTCTTGCTTGGCGAGACGGGCACCGGCAAGGAGGTCGTTGCGCGCGCGCTCCACGACGCGAGCGGCCGCACGGGACAGTTTCGTGCGCTCAACTGCGCGGCGATCCCCGAGAACCTCGTCGAGAGCGAGCTCTTCGGGTACCGCAAGGGGCGCGTTCACGGGGGCCGAGCGAAACCACCCCGGCCTCGTGCGGTCGGCCAACGGCGGCACGCTGCTGCTCGACGAAATCGGCGACATGCCTCTCGAGGCGCAGGCGAAGCTCTTGCGCCTCCTCGCCACCGGCGAGGTGGTGTCCATCGGCGCCGTGACCGGCGATCGCGTCGACCTCCGGGTCGTCTGCGCGACCCACTGGAACCTGCCCATGCTCGTCGAGCAGGGGCGCTTCCGCGCGGACCTCTACGCCCGCATCAACGCGTACACGTTGCGGCTCCCTCCGCTCCGCGACCGGAAGGAAGACGTCGCGCTCCTGGTTCGCCACTTCCTCGACGCCGAGGGCGTCGCCGACGCGCTCCCAACGGTCGACTACATGCTCGGCGTCTGCCACTACGACTGGCCGTACAACGTTCGTGA
- a CDS encoding septal ring lytic transglycosylase RlpA family protein, translating to MQTIAPSTVLAILAAAALAASGCGRASPGPRFSAPAVTSAAPSGGAGLDGLVRSSKDAQGKADQVGLATWYGEAFSGKKTASGEAFDPSAMTAAHRKLPFGTWVEVRRVDTGGVVRVRVTDRGPWGDDRKIIDLSRAAADKLGIVNMGVAKVELRVVSGAQ from the coding sequence ATGCAGACAATTGCCCCGAGCACGGTCCTCGCAATCCTCGCTGCGGCGGCGCTCGCCGCCTCCGGCTGCGGACGGGCGAGCCCGGGTCCTCGCTTCTCGGCCCCCGCCGTCACGAGCGCGGCGCCCAGCGGCGGCGCGGGCCTCGATGGCCTCGTCCGCTCGTCGAAAGACGCGCAGGGCAAGGCCGACCAAGTGGGCCTCGCCACGTGGTACGGCGAGGCGTTCTCCGGCAAGAAGACCGCCTCCGGCGAGGCCTTCGATCCTTCCGCCATGACCGCCGCGCACCGCAAGTTGCCCTTCGGAACCTGGGTCGAGGTGCGCCGCGTCGACACCGGCGGCGTCGTCCGGGTGCGCGTGACCGATCGCGGCCCCTGGGGCGACGATCGCAAGATCATCGATCTGTCGCGCGCCGCCGCCGACAAGCTCGGCATCGTGAACATGGGCGTCGCCAAGGTCGAGCTGCGCGTCGTGTCGGGGGCGCAGTGA
- the miaB gene encoding tRNA (N6-isopentenyl adenosine(37)-C2)-methylthiotransferase MiaB, with the protein MPTGSSRYFVHTFGCQMNMHDSERMAEVLEAFGWAPADDAASADLVVMNTCSVREKAEQKLRSEVGKLVPLKAARPGMVLVVAGCVAQQEGENLLARMPHVDLIVGPDNIEELPALVEGQRAGTPPLARTVFDLDAPRFLAAAPKKGSAPASAFVTTMKGCDERCSFCIVPTTRGPERYRPADDIVREIARWVDAGTKEIVLLGQTVDSFRDPKLPSPVTADPDESQFPHLLRLIAGEVPGLMRLRYTSPHPRHLVPSLVLAHRELDVLAHHVHMPVQSGSDRMLRRMIRRYKRAEYIERITALRAARPDMTLSTDVIVGFPGETDADFEETLSLVQEVGFVALFGFKFSPRPSTPALKLADDVPEEVKGARLARLFEVVEAQGRAHLARLVGTRATVLVEGESKKNKVAGAAGMLVSGRTERNEIVHVETTGLDDRSFVGELIEVEILSANKHSLVGRPTDGAAQKLPMKAREAAPGRRVLPVVAGA; encoded by the coding sequence ATGCCGACCGGAAGCTCCCGCTATTTCGTCCACACCTTCGGGTGCCAGATGAACATGCACGACTCGGAGCGCATGGCCGAGGTCCTCGAGGCGTTCGGCTGGGCCCCGGCCGACGACGCCGCCTCGGCCGATCTCGTGGTCATGAACACGTGCAGCGTCCGCGAGAAGGCGGAGCAAAAGCTCCGGAGCGAGGTCGGCAAGCTCGTCCCGCTCAAGGCGGCGCGCCCGGGGATGGTGCTCGTCGTCGCCGGTTGCGTGGCGCAACAAGAGGGCGAAAACCTCCTCGCGCGCATGCCCCACGTCGACCTCATCGTCGGCCCCGACAACATCGAGGAGCTGCCAGCCCTCGTCGAAGGCCAGCGCGCCGGCACGCCTCCCCTCGCCCGCACTGTCTTCGACCTCGACGCGCCGCGCTTCCTGGCGGCGGCGCCGAAGAAGGGCTCCGCGCCGGCCAGCGCGTTCGTGACGACCATGAAGGGCTGCGACGAGCGCTGCTCCTTCTGCATCGTGCCGACGACGCGCGGCCCCGAGCGTTACCGCCCGGCCGACGACATCGTTCGCGAGATCGCTCGCTGGGTCGACGCAGGCACCAAGGAGATCGTCCTCCTCGGCCAAACGGTCGACAGCTTCCGCGACCCAAAGCTCCCCTCGCCTGTCACGGCCGATCCCGACGAGAGCCAGTTCCCGCACCTGCTCCGGCTCATCGCCGGCGAGGTGCCCGGGCTCATGCGTCTCCGCTACACGAGCCCGCATCCGCGGCACCTCGTGCCGTCGCTCGTCCTGGCGCACCGCGAGCTCGACGTCCTCGCGCACCACGTGCACATGCCCGTCCAGTCGGGCAGCGATCGCATGCTCCGGCGCATGATCCGCCGCTACAAGCGTGCGGAATACATCGAGCGCATCACGGCGCTGCGCGCGGCGCGGCCAGACATGACCCTGTCGACGGACGTCATCGTCGGCTTCCCCGGCGAGACCGACGCCGACTTCGAAGAGACCCTGTCGCTCGTCCAAGAGGTCGGCTTCGTGGCGCTCTTTGGCTTCAAGTTCTCGCCGCGCCCGTCCACGCCGGCGCTCAAGCTCGCCGACGACGTGCCCGAGGAGGTGAAGGGCGCGCGCCTTGCGCGCCTCTTCGAGGTCGTCGAAGCGCAAGGCCGCGCCCACTTGGCGAGGCTCGTGGGGACGCGGGCTACGGTGCTCGTCGAGGGCGAGAGCAAGAAGAACAAGGTCGCTGGCGCCGCGGGCATGCTCGTGTCGGGTCGCACCGAGCGTAACGAGATCGTGCACGTCGAGACGACGGGCTTGGACGATCGCAGCTTCGTTGGCGAGCTCATCGAGGTGGAGATCCTCTCGGCCAACAAGCACTCGCTCGTGGGGCGCCCGACCGACGGCGCAGCGCAGAAGCTCCCGATGAAGGCGCGCGAGGCTGCGCCCGGGCGGCGCGTCTTGCCGGTCGTCGCGGGCGCCTGA
- a CDS encoding 1-acyl-sn-glycerol-3-phosphate acyltransferase, whose amino-acid sequence MKGATRVTTVVGSARSELRRARRILGFASLTSGMLAMYRAHDRLASEPEKDALRERYVRRWSRALLELFGIHLTVVGAAHGKRSGGRLVVANHRSTIDIGILLREFGGHVVSRDDLAHWPLVGAAARSVGTVFVDRASTASGVNAIRAMTRLLEGGASVTVFPEGTTFDGDLVRPFHKGAFVAARAADVPVVPVGIAYASGTHAAFVAESFTEHLGRLAKTKITRVAVVVGEDMPPERNSDRAARGARDRVGELVLAARRVVGE is encoded by the coding sequence GTGAAGGGCGCGACGCGCGTTACGACCGTGGTTGGCTCCGCCCGCAGCGAATTGCGGCGCGCCAGGCGCATCCTAGGCTTCGCGTCGCTCACCAGCGGCATGCTCGCGATGTATCGCGCCCACGACCGGCTCGCCTCGGAGCCCGAAAAGGACGCGCTCCGCGAGCGATACGTGCGTCGGTGGTCGCGAGCGCTGCTCGAGCTCTTCGGCATCCACCTGACGGTCGTGGGGGCGGCCCACGGCAAGCGCAGCGGCGGCCGGCTCGTGGTGGCGAACCACCGGTCGACCATCGACATCGGCATTCTCCTGCGCGAGTTCGGCGGCCACGTCGTCAGCCGCGACGACCTGGCGCACTGGCCGCTCGTGGGCGCGGCGGCGCGCAGCGTCGGCACCGTCTTCGTGGACCGCGCCAGCACCGCGAGCGGCGTCAACGCCATTCGCGCCATGACGCGCCTCCTCGAAGGCGGCGCGAGCGTCACCGTGTTTCCTGAAGGCACGACCTTCGACGGTGACCTCGTCCGGCCCTTCCACAAGGGGGCCTTCGTAGCGGCGCGCGCGGCCGACGTGCCCGTCGTTCCCGTCGGCATCGCCTACGCCAGCGGCACCCACGCGGCGTTCGTCGCCGAGAGCTTTACCGAGCACCTGGGGCGCCTCGCAAAGACCAAGATCACGCGCGTCGCCGTCGTCGTCGGCGAGGACATGCCCCCGGAGCGCAACTCGGACCGGGCTGCGCGCGGCGCCCGCGATCGCGTCGGTGAGCTCGTCCTCGCAGCGCGACGCGTCGTGGGCGAATGA
- a CDS encoding cardiolipin synthase ClsB — MTWFPVEPDAVRLLRDGREAFPAMLEAIAKARSEVLLEMYWVGDDECGRSFRSALVAAASRGVTVRVIVDAVGSLSLTPQFWDALVAAGGEVEVFHPLRRLMGKLDLARLDRRDHRKLLVVDGELAFCGGINLARHWLAIGDGGEGWRDDAVAVRGPVATDVRALFYETWRRVRKRGSRVRHVPRFPKEQVRAVSVVASGFRPARTIRREYLRAFARATSSIDIANSYFVPDAGVRRALFRAVARGVRVRILLPGRSDVPLVQRASEAVYEVFMKRGAELFLFPDTILHSKMAVIDDRVTIVGSYNFDARSLRKNLEANVVVRNAAFARHVRLWFEHDLASANKVELDRWQTRGLAQRATERLAFALRRLW, encoded by the coding sequence ATGACGTGGTTCCCTGTTGAGCCCGACGCGGTTCGTCTCCTTCGCGACGGCCGCGAAGCGTTCCCGGCCATGCTCGAGGCCATCGCCAAGGCTCGGAGCGAGGTCCTCCTCGAGATGTATTGGGTCGGTGACGACGAATGCGGCCGGAGCTTCCGGAGTGCGCTTGTGGCCGCCGCGTCGCGCGGCGTCACGGTGCGCGTCATCGTTGACGCGGTCGGCAGCTTGTCGCTCACGCCGCAGTTTTGGGACGCGCTCGTCGCCGCCGGCGGCGAGGTCGAGGTGTTTCATCCGCTGCGCCGCCTCATGGGCAAGCTCGACTTGGCGCGCCTCGATCGGCGCGACCATCGCAAGCTGCTCGTCGTCGACGGCGAGCTCGCTTTCTGCGGAGGCATCAACCTGGCGCGCCATTGGCTCGCGATCGGGGACGGCGGCGAGGGGTGGCGCGACGACGCCGTCGCCGTCCGTGGCCCCGTGGCCACCGATGTCCGCGCGCTCTTCTACGAAACGTGGCGCCGCGTGCGAAAGCGCGGCAGCCGCGTGCGCCACGTCCCGCGCTTTCCCAAAGAGCAGGTCCGCGCCGTCTCCGTAGTGGCCAGCGGCTTTCGCCCGGCGCGAACCATCCGGCGCGAATACCTCCGCGCCTTTGCGCGAGCGACGAGCAGCATCGACATCGCCAACTCCTATTTCGTTCCCGACGCGGGGGTTCGGCGGGCGCTCTTTCGGGCTGTCGCTCGCGGCGTCCGCGTACGAATCCTCCTTCCGGGTCGGAGCGACGTGCCGCTCGTGCAGCGCGCGTCGGAGGCCGTCTACGAGGTCTTCATGAAGCGCGGCGCGGAGCTCTTCTTGTTCCCCGACACGATCCTGCACTCGAAGATGGCCGTCATCGACGATCGCGTCACCATCGTCGGCAGCTACAACTTTGACGCGCGCTCGCTCCGAAAGAACCTCGAAGCCAACGTCGTCGTCCGGAACGCCGCCTTCGCCCGCCATGTCCGCCTCTGGTTCGAGCACGACCTCGCCTCGGCGAACAAGGTCGAGCTCGATCGCTGGCAGACGCGGGGCTTGGCGCAGCGCGCGACCGAGCGCCTCGCGTTCGCGCTGCGGAGGCTGTGGTGA
- a CDS encoding AMP-binding protein, which translates to MTTWKALASGSADVPAVHPSPSDTACIIYTSGTTGNPKGVVLSHSNLAANVSAVNEMFPIWPDDRSLSLFAVGALLRADLRAPHAVERGRVDGLCRIGGQDHREPRRGAANAAL; encoded by the coding sequence ATGACGACGTGGAAGGCGCTCGCGTCTGGCAGCGCCGACGTCCCGGCGGTTCATCCGTCGCCGAGCGACACGGCCTGCATCATCTACACGAGCGGCACCACGGGAAACCCCAAGGGCGTCGTGCTCTCGCACTCGAACCTCGCGGCGAACGTCAGCGCGGTCAACGAGATGTTCCCCATCTGGCCAGACGACCGCTCACTGTCGCTTTTTGCCGTGGGCGCACTCCTTCGGGCAGACCTGCGAGCTCCACACGCTGTTGAGCGTGGGCGCGTCGACGGGCTTTGCCGAATCGGTGGACAAGATCATCGCGAACCTCGCCGAGGTGCAGCCAACGCTGCTCTTTAG
- a CDS encoding gamma carbonic anhydrase family protein, producing the protein MTVYALGELVPVLGPGAYVAETATVIGDVVLGEDASVWFGAVLRGDVMPIRIGARTNIQDGAVVHVTGGEAKTTVGDDVTVGHLALLHGCTVQDGVLVGMGSVILDGAVIGAESTVAAGSLVVPGTIIPPRSMAMGRPAKVVRALTDADLERSRTAARLYVGYAKDFRAKLRRVD; encoded by the coding sequence GTGACGGTCTACGCCCTCGGCGAACTGGTTCCGGTCCTGGGCCCCGGCGCCTACGTCGCGGAGACGGCGACGGTCATCGGCGACGTCGTCCTCGGCGAGGATGCGAGCGTGTGGTTCGGCGCCGTCCTGCGCGGCGACGTGATGCCGATTCGCATCGGCGCGCGCACCAACATTCAAGACGGCGCCGTCGTGCACGTCACCGGCGGCGAGGCGAAGACCACCGTCGGCGACGACGTCACGGTGGGCCACCTGGCGCTCCTCCACGGGTGCACGGTCCAAGACGGCGTCCTCGTGGGCATGGGGTCGGTGATCCTCGACGGCGCCGTCATTGGCGCCGAGTCGACGGTCGCGGCGGGGTCGCTCGTGGTGCCCGGCACGATCATTCCGCCGCGCTCGATGGCCATGGGCCGCCCCGCGAAGGTCGTTCGCGCGCTCACCGACGCGGATCTCGAGCGCAGCCGCACCGCGGCGCGCCTTTATGTGGGGTACGCCAAAGACTTCCGCGCGAAGCTCCGACGCGTCGACTGA